CACTGCCGACTTTTTCGCCTGGCTTTCCGACTAAATTTGTATCACTGACGATTTCCGTCGGAAAATAACTTGTTTGTCTATTAGATGTAGTTAGTCCATCAAGCAGCAGATTATTAGCTTTTACATAAATATCGCCCGCAGCACCCCTTCCGAACGTGCTGGCGCTAATTGTGCTGCCGCCTTTCATGGCCATATTGCCCCGAACAACCATGGCAATATTCCCCCCCTTGCCACTTCCGAACGTGTTGGATCTAATTGTGCTACCACCTTTCACAGCCATATCGCCTCGAACAGCCACAGCGATATCACCGCCATTACCACTTCCTCCCGTGCTGGCACTAATTCTGCTCCCATCATCCATGGACATATCGCCTGTCAAGTGAACATTAATTTTAGTTCCATTTTTCTTGTCCTTGGTATTGGCGAATATTTTGGCATTTTGGCTCATTTTTAAATCACTGCCGCGAATGATGACTTTGCCACCTACCGCTCCACTCGCATCGATAGTACTCTTTGTTAAAGCCAGTGCGCCATGCGCTGTTTCTGAAGGCTGATTGAGCGGTACAGTCATACTTCCCTGGCCGACTGCCTCCAACCGCACTTCGCCCTCTGGCGCAGTTAGCTTCGCACCATTCTCAACAATGATATTTCTACCCACCATGTCCAGTTTCTTCCCCTGCCCGACTGCCAGTTGGGCACCATCGACTTTCAGCAAGCCGTTAGTGGCGGTGGATGTGCCAAGAAACCCGAATGAGGCCGGTGCGGCGGCAGTCAGGGTACTGCCTGTGGGCTGACTGGCGCTGAATTTGGCTCCGTCCTGGAAGCGCACCTCGTCCGCAGTACTGGCGTGAAACACACCCGGCACATTGATTTGAGCATTTTTGCCGAATACTATGCCGGATGGGTTGACCAGATACAGATTGGCGTGTCCGCCCGGCGTCGAGCGCAGCGTGCCATTAATATCGGATACCGAACCGCCGGTCACGCGAGAGACGACATTGTCCAGTGCATTCGGGGTATTTTCAGTGAAGGTGACCGTTTGCCCATTGTTGACGTTGAACTGCTCAAAGCTGTGGAAGAGGTTTTTGCCGACAGTCGTGCCCAACTTTTGATCAATATCGACTTTGGGACCGCTCAGGCTTTGCGCCGGGCCGACAGTGCCGTCGGTGGTGATGCCTCCCACCGCAAAAGCCATGCGCAAGGGAAACAGAATGTTTAGCAACAAAAAGATTAGCTTTAGCCACTGCCACTTATTATTGATTTTATTCTGCATGTCTAATTTCCTCTTTTTAACGCAATAGTGCGGAGCAAGAAGATAAAGCAGGATTTGAGCGCTGCCCTTTTAGCCATCTCTTTATAAGAGGTGAAACAAATGGCTAAAGTTCTTTCCAGAACCCATGAGAAAAAAGTTAAAAAACACTCATAACCAGTTCCCGACCAGAATGAACGGCGCCCAGAAATAGGGATGTTCATATTGCTTGTCTTGCATCAGACTCAACTGCGCCTGCCGGAGTGCCTGGGCCTTGCTCATGCCCGGCTGCAACAGAGCCTGGTAGAATTCGGGCATGAACTGTGCGGCAGCTTCATCATCTACTGGCCAAAGACTCCCTAATGCACTGCGGACGTTAGCCTTGAGAGCAGCGCCGCTCAGCCCTAGCGGAGCGCGATCATCGCCTTCGGCCGTCTGGCAGGCGCTCAGGGTGAGCAGTTCCATCGGCTGTTGTTTGAATCTGTCTGACCTCAGCAACCGGTCCAGGTCATCAATGCTGATGATGCCGTCATAAGCCATGATGAAGCTGGTGTCGGCAGTGCCGCCGAATATGCCGTGGGATGCAATATGAACCACAGAATAAGGTTCCCGCGTCACTTGCTGCACAAAGCCATCCACCGTGAAAGTCGAGTTCATCAGCAAAGTGTGCGGCAACCGCTTGCTCATGACGTCGACTTCTTTGACCACGCCGGGCAGGCTGAGCTGTTTTTTTACGTTTGACCTGAATTGCGGATCTCTTTCCAATCTCTCTATATAAATCGAGCGGACTTTCCGCATTTGCATCTCATCCGCTTTGCCTACCGGCAATGCCCGCGATCGGGCTGCCTCTTCAGCAACAAAGCCACGCTCATCATTACGGATCACGCCTTCCATAACCAGCGGAGGCAAATCGCTGACTACCGGCCCTGGCTCGCTCATGGCTGCCAGCAGCGTCTTTGGAGTGCCCTTAGCCAAAGGCGAAGGATTGAATAGAGTGAGGCCGGCTGAGCTTGCAAGGGCGTATTGCTCTACGAGGTACTGTTTGCCGTCATACAACGCCGCCATTGGGATAAGTCGCAACGCACCATCCGGCACAATCACCAGCGTTTGCACCTGATTACCGCGCAATTCAGGCTCGATGGGCGCGATCAACCAATCGTACAGTTTTCCGGCATGGACTTTTACATCGTCGGAAGCGTTTCGAAGGCTATCGGCAAGTCTGCGAGACCTGACCATCAAGGTGTCTGCGTCAACCGGTTGCGTATACTGCCGGATTTCGCTGCCGGTGCTGACGAGCAGCTCCAGACGGTCGGGAAGGATGATCGGATAAATGACGGCCGTGTTGGCAGCCACTTTGTCTAACAAGGCCGTTCTTGCGCTTTGCACGCTGCAGCGCTCGCCTAAAAAATCTTCCAGTTCCGTCTGTTTGATAAGTTCAACGGTGTCGCGGACGCGGCGCAGTAATCGTGTTTTTTCCTCTCCACTCGCCTGGCTGGCGTCAACCAGCAACAGATCGGCTAATCTCATGTAGATGGGTGCCAGTGTCTCGCGGAAACTGGAGCGGCCGTTATGGTATTCGACCGGAATGTCCTGGCGGATAGCCTCGATGTGGTCGACCGCCTTTTGGTAAGCCGTCAGCGCTTCGGCCGGCTGTTGTTGACGCTGATATAGCAGGCCCTGGCGCCATTCCAATTCCAGCAGCAAATCATGAGCGTTGATGCCTTCTGCAGCCTGAATCGCTTGATGATAAAGACTCAGGGCGTCATTAGTGCGCTGTTGGTCCTCATATAAACGGGCAAGTTCTCCTAGGGCTTCTGCCAGCAGGCGTGGTTGGTGGACTGCGTCCCGTCTTGCCTGTTCGAGGCTGTTGTAGGCCAGCGGCAGCCCTGTTTCATGTAATCCTTTGGCCTGCCCGGCAAGATTGATTAATAGTGCGGCCCGGTCTTCATGCGCAGGAATTGCCGCGATGTCGTCATGGATGCTGTTGAGTTCCTTGAGTCGTTGTTCAGCAGGCATTAATCTCGCCTGCCCCAGGCGAATGCCCAGCTTTAGTTTTTTATCGTCGCCGGAGAGCCTCAAGGCTTCCGCATACAGACGACCGGCTTCTTCGGTTGCATCCACCCCGGCCCGAAGATCGGCCAAGGTAGCCAGCCAGCGGGCGCGCTCCCTTGGCTCGCCGACATCGCTGTCGACAGCTTTGCGCAGCAGTTCCTCTGCCCGCTGGAAATGACGCATCCGGTACAATACCAATCCGAGCGTGCCGTCTGCAGTAGCCTGTTGCGCCGGCGTTACCGCTATCTGCCGTGCGGCAAGCAAAGCGTCCTGGGCAAGATGATATTGCCCTTGCCGTAGATAACCCTGGCCCTGGCTGATCAATCCGGTGTAATTGTTTGCAGCACCGAAGGCGAAGTCGGTAAAAAGGCAGAGCCAGAAAAATAAGTGGCGCCAGCGCATGGTTTTCCTCCTGAGTTAATTCCAACACTTTTTGGAGCGGCATTGCTCAAGCTAGTCAGAACACGCCCCACTTGACCTGAAAGTAAATACCGTCATCTTGCAAATCACCGGATTGTTGGCCTAGCGGTTTTTTCAGGGCATATCCATAGTAGAATTCGGCAAGAAAGCTTTCGAGCTGCCAACTGAAACCGGCGCCGACCGATACCAGTGCGTCCGAATGTTTCCCTCGATTCCAGGCTTCCCCGTAATCGACGAAGGGAACCAGGGTTATGCGGTTCTGTTTTTCAAAGGTTGTAAAGCTGATCAAGGGATAGCGGAGTTCCAGCGAGAGATTATAGCCCTCGTCGCGCACCAGATAGTTGGTCCGGTAACCGCGAACTGTGGATACGCCTCCGATGGCTATCTGCTCCAGCGGAAGCAACTTGCTGTCCGAAACCTGGGCATTGCCGCGCAAAATCAGTTGGGTCCCCTCGTCGTCTACCAGATAGGCGTATTGCAACTGGCCAAGCCAGGCGAAAAATTCGCTACTGGGGAGATTGTCCTGCGCTGGAGTCGCTCCTAAGGCATCCATGCCGACGCTGAACGTGGACCGGAATGCGAAGGCATTGCGTTCCCAACGTTGAATAAAGTCCTGGAAGATTCGCCAGACCGTTGCCTGGTTTGTATTTGACGCGACGCCTTCGACAAAGGAAAAAGGCCTGCCCAGAAGGCTGGTTTCATTCTCGCGCGTCGTAAGCAGCACGCCTAAGTTCAGGCGTCGGTTGAATGTGTTGATAACAGGATGGCTGATGCCGCCCTCAAGGATGTGGACTTTGCTGATGATATCCAGATCCTGAAAAGGCGCCTCAACTACGACGGTATCGCCCTCATCGAAGCGGAAAAATGCCAGTGTGCCGTAATCGGTCAAAGGCAAGTTGAAGCCGCCTGAATAACGATCTGATCCTGAGCTGGTTGTGAAGGTAAAATCCAGCGTATCGCCAAGACCGGTAAGATTGTTGACATATCCGGTGAGACCAAAAGCTTCGGCACCGATGGAGGGTGGCCGGAAATTATCGCCGAACAGGCTCAAATGGTATGGCCGGGCGCGGACGACATCCACATCGAGAATGCCGTGGCCGGGCGAGGCTCCAGGTGAAATGCGTCCGTTCATTTTGCTGATGAGAGGGTCCGACAGCAAGAGCTGAAAACGGTCTTCCAGTTCGTGCTGGTTCAGCGGTGTTTCAGGATCGCCCTGCAGACGGTTCTGGATATAACCTTCCCTCAGACGGCCTTGGCCTTTCACCCGCACTTCATCCAATCGGCCTTCGATTATCTTGTAATGTATCTCATCTTTCTTTAGTGCGTCTTCCGGGATAATGGCGCCGGAATTGATGTATCCTTGATCTATATAAAGCTGAGTGATCTTCTGCCGCAGTTCTTCCAATTCAGCGATGGAGACTTCCCGTCCCTCAAAGGGCTTGGCCAGGGGGCGCAGGTCTTCTTCCGGAATTACCGTGTTGCCATCGACGACAATACGTTTTATGAAGAATTTGGGGCTGTCTTTTTCAATGGCTGGTAGTTTTTCAGTAATGGGCGGAAGCACAAATCCTTCCGGTGACTGTTTGGGCTTATACTCAGGCAGTGGCGGTCTGTATTCGCTGGGACGGTCCATGGATTCAGCACCGCCAATCGCCCATGCCGCAGTTATTTGAAGAGAAGCTGTTAACAATGTTGCAAACTGCAAGCGCAGCAAGTTTGAGCACTTTGCTGTTTTCAAATCGGTTCCAGGATTTGTTGACAGTTGGCAGTTTGAACAATCGATTTTCATTTCAACTTGTACCCATTGCGTGACGGATAATCCTCAAATTGTTATGGCCTGATGTGCATAGAGCACCAGGTTGATGTTGCCGGTGTTCGGTTTTGGCCCTTTCGGCGGATTCCGCTTTTGACTACTAAGATCTTGATTTCAATGCTGCCGCGGCAGCGCGCCGAAAAAGGCTGAGCCGGATGCATAGGACCCGGGCTAAAGACCATACCAGATAGATCTTCCGACTCTTTAAGTGACAGTATTTCGTAGATTGGCAATAGGCGCTAATAAACCTCCGGCAGTTGCTCAAGGTCCGAAGAAATCTTCAATGCTAACCCTAAAAGTAAGCGGCTAATTACCAATGCCACAGATTTTCATAAATGGTTCCTCAGCCAACGGAAATATTAGCTGTTCCAATGCTGTCGCATCCTCGGGATGCGTAAAAGTGCTTATTGCAAAGTTATAGACGAATTCTATTTGAATTTAAATAAGTAATAAATACTATAGAAGACGTTGATTTTGTTATAGAAGATGAAGCCAAACACGAAGTGTTTTTATTCGGAAGCGCCCATGCTGGCGCGCAGCTTATCGGCTGCCCACAGGCTTTTCTTGATGTTGTCCAGCATGATCCTTTCAGCTTTTTGCAGACAAAAAGCCATTAATCATGGCTGTCAGGTGTGACAAATTTCCTCTTGATGGGTCGTAAAGATGCCTTTACCGCTGGCGCCATCAGCACCAACTGGCACGCCAACAGAACAGGCAAACAGATCAGTATCGCTGACGATTCTCGCGCCATTGACAGTGGCTTTGATGATGGCTTTTTCATTGTCTGACATACCTGGCCTGACGACCAGATGGGTGGCGACTTTAAAAGCCGCCTCATCAAATCCGCCGGTAAAAACTGCGGCGTCCGGCATCTGCCGAGAGAATATCTCCATTAACGGCGGCTTGGCACGGCTATCGATAATAGCGAATTTAATCCCCAAATCACGTAGGTAATGCGCCGATGAAATACCCGTTCTGCTAAGGCCGGCTACTAAAACCCTGGCAGTCTGCGGATCCAACGCAAATTTATTTTTTAACAATTCTATAATTGCTGCCTTATCCATTTTCTTATCTCAATTTCAAATTTTCCAGATCCAGCTCCACATTTTACTGAGCTTGGAAGGCCAAATACTCTGCCCTTTGACTTCATTAGGCACTAAAACCCGCCAAGCCTTGCAATGAAGGCAGCCGTTCAATTCAGAACGAATGACTAATCTTCGCCTAAGCTAGCCATGCCCATAGCGTGGCGTTATTCTTAGCGGCTTGAGGACAGGCTTATGCCGCGGGTCAATTATGCGTTGAATATAGTCAAGCATATCGGGCTGATTATCCCTTTTTAAAAACGTAGGATTAACAGCAACCGGAACAGCTCTGACTTTACCGGTTTCCTTGTCTAAAACTTCAACGGTTATCAATGACACGTCTTAATCTCCTGCAAGGTTGTAACCCGGATCGGGCAAGTATTTACAGCGGTCTATTTTGAGCTTCAGTATGATTTATTGTGAATTTAATTCAATTAGGACTAATACTTAAGCACTAATACCTATCAATTAATTGTGCATAATTGATTTGATAAGTTGAGCCGATTCGATCGCGTTGACTCAAACCAGGCAGCGGCACATGCCTCAATGGCGAAGAAAGATTGTTCATCCAGCTGTCGAGTCTTTTCCGGTCTGTTGCGTGTATGGCTCGCACTATTCGACGCGGGTTGATTAGATCGACAGCAACTGCACGGTTAAGAATCTGCTCGTGCAAGGCGTCAAACCCGGCTGGAAATGCACTGAATAACGCTTTCATGAACGGCAGTATATCCGGGTAAACGACAACCTCGCCCTCTTAGGTCAGCTGATGAGCGCAGCGCTTTGATAACCGTTGCATGTTGAGTTGAGAAGCTAACGGGAACGCTTGATGCCATCCCAAGAATAATTCAGAAAAAGCATCACGGCATTGGAATGACTCGTTCCCACATTTATATTCCGCAAATTCTGTAAATCTTGCACATCCTGGTCCTGCTGGTAATCCTGCCAGCTGTAAACATAGCTGCCCTTGAGCTGCCAGTTTCTCGTGGGCTCCCAGGCAACGCCCGCAACCGTTGTGAAGTAGGTGCGATCAAATTGGTTGCCGGTCGACTGACCGCCGCCGATTGACTGGTTATTTGAGAAATTTCCCGAGAGATCCAGCAAAAGATGCTGGGTAAAACGATAAGAATAATTGGCGAAGACGTTGTGGTTTTGCAGCGTTTGACCCAGGGAGCTGGGATCAATAGAGTTGGAATAGCCGGCAGAGAACTTAGTCAGCTTGCCGTTATAGGTTAAATTGATATTGGCGTTGCTGCCCAGGGATATTGAGGAATTCTGTTCCTGCGAAACACTGCCGAAATTCTGCCCCGCTCCATCAACCCATACCGGTCCCCCACTCACATTAAATGACCAATTTCGATCGATTTCGTAATCCCCCCCCAACACAAAACCAAACAGGTTTTGAGTCGTTGCATTTTGAGCCGATAGGCCAGATCCAGTGTATTCGATGTTGGAATAAAAGAGATTTCCTGTCAGGGTAAGGCGTCGGCTCCACTCATGACTCTCGCCCAGGTTAACGTTATAAGTTTCATTGCCGCTGAAATTCAGTGAGCCCTGATCAGTAAAGGCAATGCCGACGAATGGATTGTTGTAGCTTGTCTTGGAGTAAGAGCCAATCAGGCTCAACTTGTCGCGCTTTGTCCACTGCCAGGCCCACGATGGTTCTATCCGATACTGTTCAGACTCACTATTAGGTACAAGCAGCCCTGTATCTGTAATTTGTTGGGCATAGGAGCAGCTGACACTGTATCCGCCACTTAAGCCATAAACGCTGCTCTTGGTCTTGTATTGATTGTTAAGGCTCAGACTATAGTTATCGCAATCCCAGTTCGAATCATCGTAACGACGAATATCACCCAGCCCTTCAAATGCGATATCCAATACCTCCGTTTTTCGGCTGGCTTGCAGGCTGGGCCTCAAAAGGTATCCGGCAACAGAGTCCTTGCGAATAGTATTTAATGATATATTGTCATTATACTCAAGCTGTTGCCCCAGGTCCCCTTTCACTTCCCATTCGGCGGCGGCTACGTCTTTTCCAAAACCAATGCAGGCCAGCACGAGCATGGCCATTTTTCGTCTATAGTACATGCTTTCCTTTTAAAATTGTTCATGGCGCCACGATAGTATCGCCGCTTTGCAATAAAATATTCGATTCTATATTTTCGCCGTCTTCAACATCGCCGTACTGAAAGGGCAAGGATCTGGCTCGACCATCTGCTTCCCGCCTCAATACGATAATGCTGTTTTTCTTGGCAAATTCTGTCAGGCCGCCGGCCATGCTCAAGGCTTGCATCACGTCCGTAGGTCTTGTCATCACGAATGCCCCCGGATGAGCGACCTCGCCGGTCACATAGATCATATTGCCCGTTGCGGCGAGTAACCTGACATTTACCTCGGAATCCGGGATAAACTGTTTAAGACGTTCCCGTAATAAACTGACTAACTCCTCAGTCGTTTTACCGGCGGCGGCGACATGGCCGACCAAAGGAAAAGAGATTGTGCCGTCCGGCAGCACCACTACATCCTGTTTTAACTTTTCCTCTTCCCAAACGGTAATTTGCAGCTTGTCTCCCGGATTGAGGCGATAGTTATTATTTGCCAGGGCAAAAGCCTGACCAGGCAGCCAAAGCATGCAACCCAAAAAGAAAGTCAAAAGACTGCTTCTATAATTTGGAAATATCAAACTTCTCAAGGTGAATGTATTCATTTGCTTGCTCTCCAAAAACACCACGTTAACTTATCAATATATATTGACTACTAAACTGAATTTGAAAAACCCCAAACTACCAACCAATGAAAAATCAGCATTTAAGCCTCTTACCCAATCATAACACTCTTTTCTTTTCCAGGGCTCAAGGTACCGCCTGTATTTTCCAATGTGCATTTTAATTGCAGTTCTAACTTCTGCCATAAGCTTATCATTTTTCAAAGGAAGGGCGTTATTTCTTTCCAGCGATTTATTGAATGAATATTTCATGACTTTCTATCCGGTTCTTTAAATTGGCAACTGGCCAGTGAAGCTGTAGCAACAGGACGTGGATCGTCAAAGGTATGCAATCAGCGCAAAACGGAACCATTCTTGTGTCTTGCACTTCGCTTGCCAACGGGAACCGCTCCAGTAGCCGGCAAGCGGTTGCTAACCCGGCCAAACCACCGCCGACTGATGGAAAAGTTCTTTGTGCACTCATAAAATTACGCTCGGAATTTGTGGAACCGGAGCGAAAAGGAATTCTGAGAGAAATAGTCGATAAGTTGAAGAAGTCACGGTTTCATTGCGGACAAATTTATTCCGCATGAGGGATAAACTGGGTGTAAGCCAACTTCTCCCTATCGATGAACTGCTCCCCTTTCCGATCATATACATCATTTCAATACCATCGATTTATTATAGTTTTGCTGATGAAACGATAGTTCTGATCAGCAATATTATTCAGACTGCGGCAGAGCTTTGCAGTCTCCAGTTTCGTTATTTTTTACGACCACAAAGACCATTTCGCCTGGGTCAGGACAAAAACGGCAATCAATGCGTTGGTCGTCATATGGGCAATGACGGCGTCGCCAAGCTGCCCGCGACGATATAGAGCCAGGGCATAACCCATTCCGGCCAAAGTTCCGGCAACCCAGCGTTCGTGCATTAACCCGAAAAGTACGGATGTAGCCACGAATGAAAACCATGAGAACTGCCCAAGCGGTACATTTTCAAAGTCTTTCGCGGTCAATTTGCGAATCAAGTAACCGCGGAAGGCAAGCTCCTCAGCCAGAGGCACCGTGAGTGCCGATCCGATCACGCGAAAAGCCAGCCAGATCGCTGCCGACCAGCTCGTAAGTTCCGCCAGCCCCTGTGATAACGCAGTCTTGCTGCTGTCAGCCTCGGGCTCCAGTAATATCCAGATCAGGAACACTGCAGTGCCTATTGCCGGCGCCTGCCAGGACCAACTCCAACCGAGTCCTTTATAGGCATTGCGGAAGTAGTAAAGCGCCACGGCGACAGCCGCCATACGCACAGGATATAGCCTGTCAAAGCCGCTGGAAAAGGCTGACGACACCATTGAAGCAGCCATTAAAGCCAATAACGGGACAAGCAGAGCCGCAGCAAGAGGCTTGTTGGCTCCAACAACCGGAAAGCCTGAGTTGGCAATGGTGAAGAACTTCATCTTGTTAGACAAAGCAATCGCACTGATGGCAATTAAAGTGAAGGCTATCCAGCCGGCTTGTGCGTGGAAGCCTTGTAGCGCCACTTCAGGTGAGAATGACGCTCCGATCGCAATCAACATGGCAATACGTACGGCATTGGCTAACCAGATGAATAGTATCCCAAGAGGAAAAAGCCAAAAGGCCTGCGGAAAACGTAGTTCTTTACGGAATAG
This is a stretch of genomic DNA from Methylobacter sp. YRD-M1. It encodes these proteins:
- the xrtE gene encoding exosortase E/protease, VPEID-CTERM system; this translates as MMPEYVTQFRTIATSKRLAIRWSLLLAILAFELIAITARYEMPPLSETEVSWSVRLFYSSSEIWLIGLWIICASLLIFSPRIKAMLGSLREQSSEYHWSIWLALHIFTFFAFAVITSFIFATPVNPARLTAFWLAAWFTLLSVTLLLWLLALAPGQFWLRLIRQEYKALLMGCLLGVGAWQTIRVLNRREGFLGQEEFWNSLSIPTMQLVHSLLSWIYDDLVYQPLVYEPEKFLLGTASFQVEIFYPCSGLEGITLITLFLAIYLWLFRKELRFPQAFWLFPLGILFIWLANAVRIAMLIAIGASFSPEVALQGFHAQAGWIAFTLIAISAIALSNKMKFFTIANSGFPVVGANKPLAAALLVPLLALMAASMVSSAFSSGFDRLYPVRMAAVAVALYYFRNAYKGLGWSWSWQAPAIGTAVFLIWILLEPEADSSKTALSQGLAELTSWSAAIWLAFRVIGSALTVPLAEELAFRGYLIRKLTAKDFENVPLGQFSWFSFVATSVLFGLMHERWVAGTLAGMGYALALYRRGQLGDAVIAHMTTNALIAVFVLTQAKWSLWS
- a CDS encoding polysaccharide biosynthesis/export family protein; its protein translation is MESKQMNTFTLRSLIFPNYRSSLLTFFLGCMLWLPGQAFALANNNYRLNPGDKLQITVWEEEKLKQDVVVLPDGTISFPLVGHVAAAGKTTEELVSLLRERLKQFIPDSEVNVRLLAATGNMIYVTGEVAHPGAFVMTRPTDVMQALSMAGGLTEFAKKNSIIVLRREADGRARSLPFQYGDVEDGENIESNILLQSGDTIVAP
- a CDS encoding CHAT domain-containing protein; the protein is MRWRHLFFWLCLFTDFAFGAANNYTGLISQGQGYLRQGQYHLAQDALLAARQIAVTPAQQATADGTLGLVLYRMRHFQRAEELLRKAVDSDVGEPRERARWLATLADLRAGVDATEEAGRLYAEALRLSGDDKKLKLGIRLGQARLMPAEQRLKELNSIHDDIAAIPAHEDRAALLINLAGQAKGLHETGLPLAYNSLEQARRDAVHQPRLLAEALGELARLYEDQQRTNDALSLYHQAIQAAEGINAHDLLLELEWRQGLLYQRQQQPAEALTAYQKAVDHIEAIRQDIPVEYHNGRSSFRETLAPIYMRLADLLLVDASQASGEEKTRLLRRVRDTVELIKQTELEDFLGERCSVQSARTALLDKVAANTAVIYPIILPDRLELLVSTGSEIRQYTQPVDADTLMVRSRRLADSLRNASDDVKVHAGKLYDWLIAPIEPELRGNQVQTLVIVPDGALRLIPMAALYDGKQYLVEQYALASSAGLTLFNPSPLAKGTPKTLLAAMSEPGPVVSDLPPLVMEGVIRNDERGFVAEEAARSRALPVGKADEMQMRKVRSIYIERLERDPQFRSNVKKQLSLPGVVKEVDVMSKRLPHTLLMNSTFTVDGFVQQVTREPYSVVHIASHGIFGGTADTSFIMAYDGIISIDDLDRLLRSDRFKQQPMELLTLSACQTAEGDDRAPLGLSGAALKANVRSALGSLWPVDDEAAAQFMPEFYQALLQPGMSKAQALRQAQLSLMQDKQYEHPYFWAPFILVGNWL
- a CDS encoding ShlB/FhaC/HecB family hemolysin secretion/activation protein, which codes for MDRPSEYRPPLPEYKPKQSPEGFVLPPITEKLPAIEKDSPKFFIKRIVVDGNTVIPEEDLRPLAKPFEGREVSIAELEELRQKITQLYIDQGYINSGAIIPEDALKKDEIHYKIIEGRLDEVRVKGQGRLREGYIQNRLQGDPETPLNQHELEDRFQLLLSDPLISKMNGRISPGASPGHGILDVDVVRARPYHLSLFGDNFRPPSIGAEAFGLTGYVNNLTGLGDTLDFTFTTSSGSDRYSGGFNLPLTDYGTLAFFRFDEGDTVVVEAPFQDLDIISKVHILEGGISHPVINTFNRRLNLGVLLTTRENETSLLGRPFSFVEGVASNTNQATVWRIFQDFIQRWERNAFAFRSTFSVGMDALGATPAQDNLPSSEFFAWLGQLQYAYLVDDEGTQLILRGNAQVSDSKLLPLEQIAIGGVSTVRGYRTNYLVRDEGYNLSLELRYPLISFTTFEKQNRITLVPFVDYGEAWNRGKHSDALVSVGAGFSWQLESFLAEFYYGYALKKPLGQQSGDLQDDGIYFQVKWGVF